ACCTTTAACGCCCTTCATGACAAGCAAAAACAGATTGTCCTAACGAGTGATCGAAGTCCAAAACATCTAGAAGGGCTCGAGGAGAGGCTTGTCACGCGCTTTAGTTGGGGATTGACACAAACTATCACCCCCCCTGACTTTGAAACACGTATTGCTATTTTACAAAGTAAAACAGAACATTTAGGCTACAATTTTCAAAGTGATACTCTAGAATATCTAGCTGGGCAATTTGATTCAAATGTTCGAGATCTTGAGGGAGCCATCAACGACATCACTTTAATTGCCAGAGTAAAAAAAATCAAGGATATCACTATTGATATTGCTGCAGAAGCTATTAGAGCTCGCAAACAAGATGTTAGCCAAATGCTCGTCATCCCAATTGACAAAATCCAAAATGAAGTTGGTAACTTTTATGGTGTTAGTGTCAAAGAAATGAAGGGAAGCAGACGCCTTCAAAATATTGTTTTGGCCCGTCAAGTAGCCATGTATTTATCTAGAGAACTAACTGATAATAGTCTTCCAAAAATTGGGAAGGAATTTGGTGGAAAAGATCATACAACAGTCATTCATGCCCATGCAAAAATTAAATCTTTGATTGATGAAGACGATAATTTACGTTTAGAAATTGAATCAATCAAAAAGAAAATAAAATAACTTGTGGATAACTTTCGCTTTTTTATCTTTTTTATCCACATTTTTTAAACAAGCCCAAAAACTTGATATGACTTACTTCAAGTCTGTTTTCCACAGATTTCACAGACTCTATTATTACTATTATCTTTCTAATACTAAAAATAAATAAAGGAGAATCCATGATTCATTTTTCAATTAATAAAAATTTATTTCTACAAGCATTGAATACAACTAAGAGAGCTATTAGTTCTAAAAATGCCATTCCTATCTTATCAACCGTAAAAATTGACGTGACTAATGAAGGTGTTACTTTAATTGGTTCAAATGGTCAAATTTCAATTGAAAATTTTATTTCTCAAAAAAATGAAGATGCTGGTTTGTTAATTACTTCTTTAGGTTCGATCCTTCTTGAAGCCTCTTTCTTCATCAATGTGGTATCTAGTCTACCTGATGTGACTCTTGATTTTAAAGAAATTGAACAAAATCAAATTGTTTTAACAAGTGGCAAATCAGAAATTACTCTAAAAGGAAAAGATAGCGAGCAATATCCACGAATCCAAGAAATTTCAGCAAGCACTCCTTTGGTTCTTGAAACAAAATTACTCAAGAAAATTATCAATGAAACAGCTTTTGCTGCAAGTACACAAGAAAGTCGTCCAATTTTGACAGGTGTTCATTTTGTCTTGAGCAACCACAAAGAATTAAAAACAGTTGCAACAGACTCTCATCGTTTAAGTCAGAAAAAATTGACTCTTGAAAAAAATAGTGATGATTTTGATGTTGTAATTCCGAGTCGTTCTCTACGCGAATTTTCAGCGGTATTTACAGATGATATTGAAACTGTAGAGATTTTCTTTGCTAACAATCAAATCCTCTTTAGAAGCGAAAATATTAGCTTCTATACTCGTTTGTTAGAAGGTAACTATCCTGATACAGATCGTTTGATTCCAACAGACTTTAACACTACAATTACTTTTGATGTGGTAAACTTACGTCAGTCAATGGAACGCGCTCGCCTTTTATCAAGTGCGACTCAAAATGGTACTGTGAAGCTTGAAATTAAAGGTGGAGTTGTTAGAGCCCATGTTCACTCTCCAGAA
Above is a genomic segment from Streptococcus mitis containing:
- a CDS encoding DNA polymerase III subunit beta, which translates into the protein MIHFSINKNLFLQALNTTKRAISSKNAIPILSTVKIDVTNEGVTLIGSNGQISIENFISQKNEDAGLLITSLGSILLEASFFINVVSSLPDVTLDFKEIEQNQIVLTSGKSEITLKGKDSEQYPRIQEISASTPLVLETKLLKKIINETAFAASTQESRPILTGVHFVLSNHKELKTVATDSHRLSQKKLTLEKNSDDFDVVIPSRSLREFSAVFTDDIETVEIFFANNQILFRSENISFYTRLLEGNYPDTDRLIPTDFNTTITFDVVNLRQSMERARLLSSATQNGTVKLEIKGGVVRAHVHSPEVGKVNEEIDTDQVTGDDLTISFNPTYLIDSLKALNSEKVTISFISAVRPFTLVPADTDEDFMQLITPVRTN